One Dermochelys coriacea isolate rDerCor1 chromosome 21, rDerCor1.pri.v4, whole genome shotgun sequence genomic window carries:
- the LOC122457146 gene encoding complement decay-accelerating factor-like, whose product MRRAWLLLRLLGGLAALLAAAARAAVGCGVPTRLSFAELRNEYKNQNNFSVEETAKYTCRSGYRRDPQLQPVITCLENGSWSKALEFCKKKSCGHPGEPENGRVIVTDIHFGSTVNFTCEEGHRLIGQPYRRCEISSTRVAWSGDVPICERIPCLPPPDIPNGRHTG is encoded by the exons ATGCGCCGCGCCTGGCTCCTGCTCCGTCTCCTGGGCGGCCTCGCTGCGCTTCTGGCTGCCGCCGCCCGGGCTGCAG TTGGCTGTGGAGTCCCAACTAGGTTAAGCTTTGCTGAGCTGAGGAATGAGTATAAAAATCAGAATAACTTTTCCGTTGAGGAGACTGCAAAATACACTTGTCGGTCTGGATATAGAAGAGACCCACAGCTACAACCCGTTATTACATGCCTTGAAAATGGAAGCTGGTCAAAAGCACTCGAGTTCTGTAAAA AGAAATCATGCGGTCATCCAGGAGAGCCGGAGAACGGCAGAGTTATTGTAACAGATATCCATTTTGGGTCGACCGTCAACTTCACGTGTGAAGAAGG GCACCGGTTGATTGGACAGCCTTACAGacgatgtgagatttctagcaCGCGTGTTGCATGGAGTGGTGATGTTCCCATTTGTGAGC GTATTCCGTGTCTTCCGCCTCCTGACATCCCCAATGGAAGGCACACTGGGTGA